A genome region from Ctenopharyngodon idella isolate HZGC_01 chromosome 5, HZGC01, whole genome shotgun sequence includes the following:
- the stk36 gene encoding serine/threonine-protein kinase 36: MMDQYHILEVIGEGSFGRVYKGRRKFSGQVVALKFIPKVGRSEKDLRSLKREIDIMRGLKHPNIVLLLDSFETEREVVVVTEYAEGELFQILEDDGSLPENQVCEIACQLVSALYYLHSHRILHRDMKPQNILLGKGGVVKLCDFGFARAMSVSTLVLTSIKGTPLYMSPELVEEKPYDHSADLWSLGCILYELHTGAPPFYTNSIFQLVQLIVRDPVKWPENMSQDCLSFLKGLLMKDPEKRLSWPDLLHHPFVADGVLMVSDEGSSNPLTVPPSPDLQALKHQQAAEKTTARSGEGKLLRKARELREIEKTNKREIVSGSAARASQTRCKTASAGGAPTTGHSLGNTFSVYQNSSQPGTNQHQANDNSVTRVRSAPHKGQISRDYEREFPSVEVGPRQLLKHPGHARTSLASVRMDSEVVILII, encoded by the exons ATGATGGATCAGTATCATATTTTGGAGGTTATTGGGGAAGGGTCATTCGGTCGAGTGTACAAAGGCCGCAGGAAGTTTAGCGGCCAG GTCGTGGCTCTGAAGTTCATTCCCAAAGTTGGCCGCTCAGAGAAGGACCTGCGCAGTTTGAAAAGAGAGATTGACATCATGAGGGGGCTTAAGCATCCCAACATAGTGCTGCTTTTAGACAGCTTTGAGACAGAGAGGGAG GTGGTGGTGGTGACAGAGTATGCAGAGGGTGAGCTGTTTCAAATCCTGGAGGATGATGGGAGTTTACCTGAAAATCAG GTGTGTGAAATAGCCTGCCAGCTTGTTTCTGCCCTGTATTATCTGCACTCCCATCGCATTTTGCACCGTGACATGAAACCACAAAACATCCTGCTGGGAAAAGGAGGAGTAGTAAAGCTCTGTGACTTTGG ATTTGCTCGTGCCATGAGTGTGTCCACCTTAGTGTTGACCTCTATTAAGGGGACGCCTCTCTACATGTCTCCAGAGTTAGTGGAAGAGAAACCTTATGACCACTCAGCTGACCTTTGGTCTCTGGGCTGCATCCTCTATGAGCTCCACACGGGGGCGCCTCCGTTCTACACCAACTCCATCTTTCAGCTGGTGCAGCTTATAGTGAGAGATCCAGTCAAATGGCCAGAAAACATGAGTCAAGACTGCTTG AGTTTTCTGAAGGGGTTGTTGATGAAAGACCCAGAGAAGAGGCTGTCATGGCCTGACCTGCTTCATCACCCTTTTGTTGCAGATGGAGTTTTAA TGGTGTCAGATGAGGGTTCGAGCAACCCCCTCACAGTCCCACCCAGCCCAGACCTACAGGCCCTGAAACACCAGCAGGCTGCAGAGAAGACAACGGCACGCAGTGGAGAGGGCAAACTACTGCGTAAAGCTAGAGAGCTTCGAGAGATCGAGAAGACTAACAAACGG GAGATTGTGAGTGGAAGCGCAGCCCGCGCCAGTCAGACACGCTGTAAGACAGCTTCTGCTGGAGGAGCCCCCACCACTGGCCACTCATTGGGCAACACCTTTTCAGTGTATCAAAATTCATCTCAGCcaggaaccaatcagcatcAAGCAAATGACAACAGTGTTACCAG GGTGCGCTCAGCTCCACATAAAGGCCAAATCAGTAGAGACTACGAGAGGGAGTTCCCTTCTGTAGAGGTGGGACCCCGGCAACTTTTGAAGCATCCTGGACATGCGCGGACTAGTCTGGCTTCTGTCAGGATGGACAGTGAGGTtgttattttaatcatttaa